In a single window of the Terriglobia bacterium genome:
- a CDS encoding type II toxin-antitoxin system RelE/ParE family toxin → MKIRNFAHKGLKRLYAEDNAKGVPPDMVDKLRKMLVFLDDMQGPEELRSLPAWKVHTLTGDRRAAWSLTVTRNRRLPFRVDIAEGEICDLNLEDYH, encoded by the coding sequence GTGAAAATACGGAACTTTGCCCATAAGGGCCTGAAGAGACTCTACGCGGAAGACAACGCGAAAGGTGTTCCGCCCGACATGGTGGACAAGCTCCGCAAGATGCTGGTATTTCTTGATGATATGCAGGGCCCCGAGGAATTGCGGTCGCTCCCGGCGTGGAAAGTACACACACTGACCGGCGACCGCAGGGCTGCATGGAGCCTCACCGTCACTCGCAACCGCCGTTTGCCGTTCCGTGTCGACATCGCAGAGGGCGAAATCTGTGACCTTAACTTGGAAGACTACCACTAA
- a CDS encoding metallophosphoesterase, translated as MRRRLFLFFILLTVLLSGLGADEFKFPLKPDSVRFAAIGDMGTGKPPQYEIAQQMLKARESFPFEFVTMLGDNIYGGSKPADFDRKFAVPYQPLIDAGVKFYASLGNHDNTNERFYKPFNMNGESYYTYKKGNVRFFVLNSNYMDPKQTAWLEAQLKDAGKGDWKICYFHHPLYSSAKYHGPALDLRQVLEPLFIKYGVDVVLSGHDHIYERVHPQHGIYYFTEGASGELRPRDLARSAITDKGFDTDRSFMLIEIAGEEMTFQTISRTGATVDSGVIHRTPR; from the coding sequence ATGCGACGCCGCCTCTTTCTTTTTTTCATCCTCCTTACCGTTCTTCTGTCGGGCCTGGGAGCGGACGAGTTCAAGTTTCCGCTCAAGCCCGATTCGGTCCGCTTTGCCGCCATTGGAGACATGGGAACGGGCAAGCCGCCTCAGTATGAGATCGCCCAACAAATGCTCAAGGCGCGTGAATCGTTCCCCTTCGAGTTTGTGACCATGCTGGGCGACAATATTTACGGTGGCAGCAAACCGGCCGATTTTGACCGGAAGTTTGCGGTGCCCTACCAGCCGCTCATTGATGCCGGCGTCAAGTTCTACGCGTCGCTGGGAAACCACGACAATACCAATGAACGCTTCTACAAACCCTTCAACATGAACGGGGAGAGCTATTACACTTACAAAAAGGGCAACGTGCGCTTCTTTGTTTTGAACAGCAATTACATGGACCCGAAACAGACCGCGTGGCTGGAGGCGCAGCTGAAAGATGCCGGCAAGGGTGACTGGAAGATCTGCTACTTTCATCATCCCCTCTATTCGTCGGCGAAATATCATGGTCCGGCCCTCGATCTGCGGCAAGTGCTGGAGCCGCTGTTCATCAAGTATGGCGTGGACGTCGTGCTCTCGGGACACGACCACATTTACGAGCGGGTCCATCCCCAGCATGGAATCTATTATTTCACGGAAGGGGCTTCCGGAGAGTTGCGTCCCCGCGACCTCGCGCGTTCCGCGATTACCGACAAGGGATTTGATACCGACCGCTCCTTCATGCTGATCGAAATCGCCGGCGAGGAGATGACGTTTCAGACCATCTCGCGCACCGGCGCCACCGTCGACTCCGGGGTGATTCACCGGACCCCCCGGTAA
- a CDS encoding HigA family addiction module antidote protein, whose protein sequence is MKGGSDMPMKNPPHPGDFIRTEIIEPAGLSVTAAAAALQVSRPALSSLLNGRANLSGDMALRIEKAFGVKMDTLMRMQASYDIAQARKREKRIRVPRFHPLADVHA, encoded by the coding sequence ATGAAAGGAGGCAGCGACATGCCTATGAAGAACCCGCCCCATCCCGGAGATTTCATTCGGACTGAGATTATCGAGCCCGCCGGGCTATCGGTAACGGCAGCTGCCGCCGCGCTTCAGGTGTCCCGGCCCGCGCTGTCCAGCCTGCTTAACGGTAGGGCTAACCTTTCGGGTGACATGGCGCTCCGCATTGAGAAAGCCTTTGGCGTGAAGATGGACACGCTGATGCGAATGCAAGCCTCTTACGACATTGCCCAAGCCCGCAAGCGTGAGAAGCGAATTCGGGTACCGAGATTTCATCCGCTGGCCGACGTCCACGCATGA